In Silene latifolia isolate original U9 population chromosome X, ASM4854445v1, whole genome shotgun sequence, the following proteins share a genomic window:
- the LOC141619468 gene encoding uncharacterized protein LOC141619468: protein MRTAFHPATDRQTERTIQTLEDMLRACVLKFGGSWEESQKMRAAQDQQKSYADLKRSEIEFAVGDKLRKYVSDLTHVLAAETIDMDENLSYVEVAMEILDRKVRKTRNSEIALVKVLWSNHNVEEATWETEAEIKEKYRHLFT, encoded by the exons ATGAGGACTGCATTTCATCCAGCGACAGACagacagactgagaggactattcagaccttagaggatatgttgagagcctGTGTTTTGAAGTTTGGAGGATCATGGGAGGAGAG TCAGAAGATGAGAGCTGCACAAGATcaacagaagagttatgcagatttgaaGAGAAGTGAGATTGAGTTTGCTGTGGGAGACAAA CtgaggaaatatgtgagtgatcttACTCATGTGTTAGCAGCTGAGACAATTGACATGGATGAGAATTTATCTTATGTGGAGGTGGCTATGGAAATTTTGGACAGAAAAGTGAGGAAGACTAGAAATAGTGAGATTGCATTGGTGAAAGTTCTTTGGTCAAATCATAATgtagaggaagctacttgggaaaCTGAAGCTGAGATAAAGGAGAAGTATCGACATTTATTTACTTAA
- the LOC141619467 gene encoding uncharacterized protein LOC141619467: MDLIEFALSGFEIILGMDWLSKNRAFIDCDQKKVSLKGPKGVRVSYRGFVVKPKVGLISTITLKSCLRKGGELILCHVRDLRKEGKGAGEIPMVSEFQDVFPDEITGLPPNRDVDFNIELKPRTGPISKAVYRMGPKELEELKKQLEELLDKGYVRSSVSPWGAPVLFVKKKDESI, encoded by the coding sequence ATGGACTTAATAGAATTTGCTTTGAGTGGTTTTGAGATTATCTTGGGGATGGATTGGTTGAGTAAAAATAGAGCCTTTATTGACTGtgatcaaaagaaagtgtccttgaaGGGACCAAAGGGGGTAAGAGTGTCTTATAGAGGATTTGTGGTGAAACCAAAGGTGGGACTTATATCAACAATTACACTGAAGTCGTGTTTGAGGAAGGGAGGAGAATTGATCTTGTGTCACGTGAGAGACTTGCGTAAGGAAGGGAAGGGTGCAGGAGAGATTCCAATGGTGAGTGAGTTTCAGGATGTGTTTCCAGATGAGATTACAGGTTTGCCGCCAAATAGAGATGTAGATTTTAATATTGAATTGAAACCTCGGACGGGTCCTATTTCTAAAGCAGTTTACAGGATGGGGCCTAAGGAGCTggaggagttgaagaagcagttggagGAATTGCTAGACAAGGGTTATGTGAGGTCAAGTGTATCACCCTGGGGTGCACCAGTTTTATTTGTTAAGAAGAAGGATGAGAGTATATga
- the LOC141619469 gene encoding uncharacterized protein LOC141619469: MAVYKRAHSQRDLPQRVTEETIPQKSSQCTVTNVFLTNIFGYWKSVGVMWSKNLMNISFNITVDGFEGDPKNQTRCKVDLKPWHFWGKKGYKSFEIEINNQEQHQLLVYWDLRVAKFAGSSPEPCSNYYLALVSDEEVVLLLGDYKKKAYKRTKKRPALIDAVQYLKKEIVYAKKSFATRARFVEGKAEHEVVVESSTIGPKDPEMWISIDGIILIHVNNLQWKFRGNETVVVNKMPVQVFWDVHAWIFCSPGSGYGLFIFKPGAPELETDKEGSNRSGNSDSSCVDFCLFLQAWKVE; this comes from the exons ATGGCAGTATACAAAAGAGCTCATTCACAAAGGGACCTACCACAAAGGGTAACGGAGGAGACAATACCGCAGAAAAGTTCTCAATGCACTGTCACAAATGTTTTCCTGACCAACATTTTTGGGTATTGGAAAAGCGTCGGTGTTATGTGGTCTAAGAATTTAATGAATATATCTTTTAACATTACAGTTGATGGATTTGAAGGTGACCCTAAAAACCAAACAAGGTGCAAGGTAGATTTAAAACCATGGCATTTTTGGGGAAAGAAAGGGTACAAGTCTTTTGAGATTGAAATTAATAACCAAGAACAACATCAACTACTTGTGTACTGGGATCTTCGGGTTGCCAAATTTGCAGGCAGTAGCCCGGAGCCATGTTCGAACTACTACCTAGCACTTGTGTCAGATGAAGAGGTTGTACTTCTCTTGGGTGACTATAAAAAAAAGGCATACAAAAGAACTAAAAAACGGCCAGCCTTGATTGATGCGGTGCAATACTTGAAAAAAGAGATTGTTTACGCGAAAAAAAGCTTTGCAACAAGGGCTCGTTTTGTTGAAGGTAAGGCAGAGCACGAAGTCGTGGTCGAGAGCTCTACAATAGGGCCTAAGGATCCAGAAATGTGGATTAGTATTGATGGCATTATTCTCATCCATGTTAATAATTTACAGTGGAAATTTCGAGGGAATGAGACAGTGGTAGTTAATAAAATGCCCGTCCAAGTATTTTGGGATGTTCATGCTTGGATATTTTGTAGTCCTGGATCTGGGTATGGGTTGTTCATATTCAAACCAGGAGCCCCTGAACTAGAAACAGATAAAGAAGGAAGTAATCGGAGCGGAAATAGTGATAGTAGTTGCG TTGATTTTTGTCTTTTCTTACAAGCTTGGAAAGTTGAATGA